A part of Gadus morhua chromosome 17, gadMor3.0, whole genome shotgun sequence genomic DNA contains:
- the si:dkeyp-75h12.7 gene encoding uncharacterized protein si:dkeyp-75h12.7, whose product MPAMPLDSSRLRVGISENRLFSLWKCSTLDGRSPSAAARFMALNWAVRQRAPMGLCVTLTLLITVTPIWTAAGSLCSTKVDSLDLGCLLRWDCPGASPNAAYTVQTKTQGDPWKDVAWCVWISSQSCDLSQAFFHFDLYNMIRLGLRDDVTDGSPTTTAWSEPVKFDYSDFAFSAPSVSLYLDGDRLSVRVQFPCAANRRCSRGICCPLSELINPWTSVTVYNQLNPSDYKRRTVWSQEVESDVQFSGLVPGQHYCAVANFSFPSYTIAASPPSAPRCVFTDPPAGLQPLLVGVSLCFVVMAPILILFLLNSKRQAATASPENLPKAQVSAQGTLTHTPLPSSLPNDPCDLDPCDLDTCNFEPRDLDSRDLDPRDLEPCDLDLCDVHLELIDCDGLI is encoded by the exons ATGCCGGCGATGCCGCTTGACTCATCCCGTCTGCGCGTTGGCATTTCAGAGAATAGATTGTTTTCGCTTTGGAAGTGCTCGACCCTTGACGGAAGGTCCCCCTCTGCAGCAGCCCGGTTCATGGCACTCAACTGGGCCGTCCGACAGCGTGCTCCGATGGGACTGTGTGTCACTCTAACCCTGCTCATCACCG TCACGCCAATATGGACGGCTGCTGGGTCACTCTGCAGCACGAAGGTGGATTCCCTGGACTTAGGATGCCTCCTGCGGTGGGATTGTCCCGGAGCCAGCCCTAATGCCGCCTACACGGTGCAGACCAAGACACAGGG GGATCCCTGGAAGGACGTGGCGTGGTGCGTGTGGATCTCCTCTCAGAGCTGCGACCTCTCCCAGGCTTTCTTCCACTTTGACCTGTACAACATGATCCGTCTGGGCCTCCGTGATGACGTCACCGACGGCTCTCCCACCACCACGGCCTGGAGCGAGCCGGTGAAGTTCGACTACAGCGACTTCG CGTTCAGCGCTCCGTCCGTCTCCCTGTACCTGGACGGCGATCGGTTGAGCGTGCGGGTGCAGTTTCCCTGTGCGGCCAACAGGAGGTGCTCTCGAGGGATCTGCTGCCCTCTCTCCGAATTAATCAACCCCTGGACCTCAGTGACTGTGTACAACCAATTGAATCCCTCCGACTACAAG AGGCGCACGGTCTGGAGCCAGGAGGTGGAATCGGACGTGCAGTTCTCTGGCCTGGTGCCCGGGCAGCACTACTGTGCGGTGGCCAacttctccttcccctcctacACCATCGCCGCCTCCCCCCCGTCCGCCCCGCGCTGCGTCTTCACGGACCCCCCAGCAG GGCTGCAGCCGTTGCTGGTGGGAGTGTCACTGTGCTTCGTTGTCATGGCGCCCATCCTCATCCTGTTTCTGCTCAACTCCAAGAGACAAGCTGCCACGGCCTCACCGGAGAACCTGCCCAAGGCTCAG GTATCGGCTCAAGGTACCCTGACTCACACGCCACTGCCATCCTCTCTTCCCAATGATCCCTGTGACCTGGACCCATGTGACCTGGACACATGTAACTTCGAGCCACGTGACCTCGACTCACGTGACCTCGACCCTCGTGACCTCGAGCCATGTGACCTTGACCTATGTGACGTCCACTTGGAGCTCATCGACTGCGATGGACTCATCTGA